A section of the Halichoerus grypus chromosome 11, mHalGry1.hap1.1, whole genome shotgun sequence genome encodes:
- the TMPRSS5 gene encoding transmembrane protease serine 5 isoform X3, whose protein sequence is MSLMPDGQPHMEAQDAEEGPGPGIFKAKLRDPLRRPEAQQQPSSRAGRRCSGWCCCAGLGALVLLAGVSVGSWLLVLYLWPVASQPAAGTLQDEEIPLSCSEASGEEALHPMLPRAVSFRINTEDFLLEVQVRARPDWLLVCHEGWSSALGVRICQSLGHLRLTHHKGVNLSDIKLNSSRGFAQLPPRLEGLLEDVWLPSFRLSRLSSWRVHVGLVRHSAVRPHQGAMVERIIPHPLYSTQNHDYDIALLRLRTPLNFSDNVGAVCLPAEKQDFPRGSRCWVSGWGHTDPRHTHSSDTLQDTLVPLLSTQLCNSSCVYSGALTPRMLCAGYMDGRADACQGDSGGPLVCLDVGTWHLVGVVSWGRGCAEPNHPGVYAKVAEFLDWIHDTARHREEAI, encoded by the exons ATG AGCCTGATGCCGGATGGCCAACCCCACATGGAGGCTCAGGATGCAGAGGAgggcccaggacctgggatcTTCAAAGCAAAGCTAAGAGACCCACTGCGGAGGCCCGAGGCCCAGCAGCAACCCA GCTCTCGGGCAGGGCGCCGGTGCTCGGGGTGGTGCTGCTGTGCGGGGCTGGGAGCCCTGGTGCTGCTGGCTGGTGTGAGCGTCGGCTCCTGGCTTCTCG TGCTGTATCTGTGGCCAGTGGCCTCTCAGCCCGCTGCCGGAACCTTGCAGGATGAGGAGATCCCTTTGAGCTGCTCCGAGGCCAGCGGTGAGGAAGCCCTACACCCCATGCTTCCCAGAGCAG TATCTTTCAGAATAAACACTGAGGACTTCTTGCTGGAAGTACAAGTGAGGGCACGGCCAGACTGGCTCCTGGTCTGCCACGAGGGCTGGAGCTCTGCCCTGGGGGTGCGGATCTGCCAGAGCCTTGGGCATCTCAG ACTCACTCACCACAAGGGAGTGAACCTGTCTGACATCAAGCTCAACAGCTCCCGGGGGTTTGCTCAGCTCCCTCCCAGACTGGAAGGCCTCCTGGAGGACGTGTGGCTGCCCAG TTTTAGGCTATCCCGCCTGTCCAGCTGGCGGGTCCATGTGGGGCTGGTCAGGCACAGTGCCGTCAGGCCCCACCAGGGGGCTATGGTGGAGAGGATCATCCCTCACCCTCTCTACAGCACCCAGAATCACGACTATGACATCGCCCTCCTGCGGCTCCGGACGCCGCTCAACTTCTCAG ATAACGTGGGTGCTGTGTGCCTGCCAGCCGAGAAGCAAGATTTTCCAAGGGGCTCGCGGTGCTGGGTGTCTGGCTGGGGCCACACCGACCCCAGACACA CCCACAGCTCAGATACGCTCCAGGACACGCTGGTGCCCCTGCTCAGCACCCAGCTCTGCAATAGCTCTTGCGTGTATAGTGGGGCACTCACCCCCCGCATGCTGTGTGCTGGCTACATGGACGGGAGGGCTGACGCGTGCCAG GGTGATAGCGGGGGCCCCCTGGTGTGCCTGGACGTGGGCACCTGGCACTTGGTGGGGGTGGTCAGCTGGGGCCGTGGCTGTGCAGAGCCCAATCACCCAGGCGTCTACGCCAAGGTTGCTGAGTTCCTGGACTGGATCCATGACACTGCAAGG
- the TMPRSS5 gene encoding transmembrane protease serine 5 isoform X5: MSLMPDGQPHMEAQDAEEGPGPGIFKAKLRDPLRRPEAQQQPSSRAGRRCSGWCCCAGLGALVLLAGVSVGSWLLVLYLWPVASQPAAGTLQDEEIPLSCSEASGEEALHPMLPRAVSFRINTEDFLLEVQVRARPDWLLVCHEGWSSALGVRICQSLGHLRLTHHKGVNLSDIKLNSSRGFAQLPPRLEGLLEDVWLPSFRLSRLSSWRVHVGLVRHSAVRPHQGAMVERIIPHPLYSTQNHDYDIALLRLRTPLNFSDNVGAVCLPAEKQDFPRGSRCWVSGWGHTDPRHTHSSDTLQDTLVPLLSTQLCNSSCVYSGALTPRMLCAGYMDGRADACQGDSGGPLVCLDVGTWHLVGVVSWGRGCAEPNHPGVYAKVAEFLDWIHDTAR; encoded by the exons ATG AGCCTGATGCCGGATGGCCAACCCCACATGGAGGCTCAGGATGCAGAGGAgggcccaggacctgggatcTTCAAAGCAAAGCTAAGAGACCCACTGCGGAGGCCCGAGGCCCAGCAGCAACCCA GCTCTCGGGCAGGGCGCCGGTGCTCGGGGTGGTGCTGCTGTGCGGGGCTGGGAGCCCTGGTGCTGCTGGCTGGTGTGAGCGTCGGCTCCTGGCTTCTCG TGCTGTATCTGTGGCCAGTGGCCTCTCAGCCCGCTGCCGGAACCTTGCAGGATGAGGAGATCCCTTTGAGCTGCTCCGAGGCCAGCGGTGAGGAAGCCCTACACCCCATGCTTCCCAGAGCAG TATCTTTCAGAATAAACACTGAGGACTTCTTGCTGGAAGTACAAGTGAGGGCACGGCCAGACTGGCTCCTGGTCTGCCACGAGGGCTGGAGCTCTGCCCTGGGGGTGCGGATCTGCCAGAGCCTTGGGCATCTCAG ACTCACTCACCACAAGGGAGTGAACCTGTCTGACATCAAGCTCAACAGCTCCCGGGGGTTTGCTCAGCTCCCTCCCAGACTGGAAGGCCTCCTGGAGGACGTGTGGCTGCCCAG TTTTAGGCTATCCCGCCTGTCCAGCTGGCGGGTCCATGTGGGGCTGGTCAGGCACAGTGCCGTCAGGCCCCACCAGGGGGCTATGGTGGAGAGGATCATCCCTCACCCTCTCTACAGCACCCAGAATCACGACTATGACATCGCCCTCCTGCGGCTCCGGACGCCGCTCAACTTCTCAG ATAACGTGGGTGCTGTGTGCCTGCCAGCCGAGAAGCAAGATTTTCCAAGGGGCTCGCGGTGCTGGGTGTCTGGCTGGGGCCACACCGACCCCAGACACA CCCACAGCTCAGATACGCTCCAGGACACGCTGGTGCCCCTGCTCAGCACCCAGCTCTGCAATAGCTCTTGCGTGTATAGTGGGGCACTCACCCCCCGCATGCTGTGTGCTGGCTACATGGACGGGAGGGCTGACGCGTGCCAG GGTGATAGCGGGGGCCCCCTGGTGTGCCTGGACGTGGGCACCTGGCACTTGGTGGGGGTGGTCAGCTGGGGCCGTGGCTGTGCAGAGCCCAATCACCCAGGCGTCTACGCCAAGGTTGCTGAGTTCCTGGACTGGATCCATGACACTGCAAGG
- the TMPRSS5 gene encoding transmembrane protease serine 5 isoform X7, whose amino-acid sequence MSLMPDGQPHMEAQDAEEGPGPGIFKAKLRDPLRRPEAQQQPSSRAGRRCSGWCCCAGLGALVLLAGVSVGSWLLVLYLWPVASQPAAGTLQDEEIPLSCSEASGEEALHPMLPRAVSFRINTEDFLLEVQVRARPDWLLVCHEGWSSALGVRICQSLGHLRLTHHKGVNLSDIKLNSSRGFAQLPPRLEGLLEDVWLPRNSCTSGQIVSLRCSECGAGPLASRIVGGQAVAPGRWPWQASVALGSRHTCGGSVLAPRWVVTAAHCVHSFRLSRLSSWRVHVGLVRHSAVRPHQGAMVERIIPHPLYSTQNHDYDIALLRLRTPLNFSDNVGAVCLPAEKQDFPRGSRCWVSGWGHTDPRHTHSSDTLQDTLVPLLSTQLCNSSCVYSGALTPRMLCAGYMDGRADACQGDSGGPLVCLDVGTWHLVGVVSWGRGCAEPNHPGVYAKVAEFLDWIHDTARPRASWVSGRSTRWRSGSLRCRRHGPPTTQDSHHPRASLQGGPLPSQGPDFEPFFLTREPQ is encoded by the exons ATG AGCCTGATGCCGGATGGCCAACCCCACATGGAGGCTCAGGATGCAGAGGAgggcccaggacctgggatcTTCAAAGCAAAGCTAAGAGACCCACTGCGGAGGCCCGAGGCCCAGCAGCAACCCA GCTCTCGGGCAGGGCGCCGGTGCTCGGGGTGGTGCTGCTGTGCGGGGCTGGGAGCCCTGGTGCTGCTGGCTGGTGTGAGCGTCGGCTCCTGGCTTCTCG TGCTGTATCTGTGGCCAGTGGCCTCTCAGCCCGCTGCCGGAACCTTGCAGGATGAGGAGATCCCTTTGAGCTGCTCCGAGGCCAGCGGTGAGGAAGCCCTACACCCCATGCTTCCCAGAGCAG TATCTTTCAGAATAAACACTGAGGACTTCTTGCTGGAAGTACAAGTGAGGGCACGGCCAGACTGGCTCCTGGTCTGCCACGAGGGCTGGAGCTCTGCCCTGGGGGTGCGGATCTGCCAGAGCCTTGGGCATCTCAG ACTCACTCACCACAAGGGAGTGAACCTGTCTGACATCAAGCTCAACAGCTCCCGGGGGTTTGCTCAGCTCCCTCCCAGACTGGAAGGCCTCCTGGAGGACGTGTGGCTGCCCAG GAACAGCTGTACTTCTGGCCAGATCGTTTCCCTCAGATGCTCTG AGTGTGGGGCCGGGCCCCTGGCCTCCCGGATAGTCGGCGGGCAGGCCGTGGCTCCTGGGCGCTGGCCCTGGCAGGCCAGTGTGGCCCTGGGCTCCCGGCACACGTGCGGGGGCTCCGTGCTAGCCCCGCGCTGGGTGGTGACAGCCGCTCACTGTGTGCACAG TTTTAGGCTATCCCGCCTGTCCAGCTGGCGGGTCCATGTGGGGCTGGTCAGGCACAGTGCCGTCAGGCCCCACCAGGGGGCTATGGTGGAGAGGATCATCCCTCACCCTCTCTACAGCACCCAGAATCACGACTATGACATCGCCCTCCTGCGGCTCCGGACGCCGCTCAACTTCTCAG ATAACGTGGGTGCTGTGTGCCTGCCAGCCGAGAAGCAAGATTTTCCAAGGGGCTCGCGGTGCTGGGTGTCTGGCTGGGGCCACACCGACCCCAGACACA CCCACAGCTCAGATACGCTCCAGGACACGCTGGTGCCCCTGCTCAGCACCCAGCTCTGCAATAGCTCTTGCGTGTATAGTGGGGCACTCACCCCCCGCATGCTGTGTGCTGGCTACATGGACGGGAGGGCTGACGCGTGCCAG GGTGATAGCGGGGGCCCCCTGGTGTGCCTGGACGTGGGCACCTGGCACTTGGTGGGGGTGGTCAGCTGGGGCCGTGGCTGTGCAGAGCCCAATCACCCAGGCGTCTACGCCAAGGTTGCTGAGTTCCTGGACTGGATCCATGACACTGCAAGG CCTCGTGCTTCCTGGGTCTCTGGCAGGTCCACTAGATGGAGAAGCGGCAGCCTCAGATGCAGAAGGCACGGACCTCCTACCACACAAGACAGTCACCACCCACGGGCCAGCCTCCAGGGagggcctctcccctcccagggccctgaTTTTGAGCCCTTCTTTCTCACCAGAGAGCCTCAGTAA
- the TMPRSS5 gene encoding transmembrane protease serine 5 isoform X1, whose amino-acid sequence MSLMPDGQPHMEAQDAEEGPGPGIFKAKLRDPLRRPEAQQQPSSRAGRRCSGWCCCAGLGALVLLAGVSVGSWLLVLYLWPVASQPAAGTLQDEEIPLSCSEASGEEALHPMLPRAVSFRINTEDFLLEVQVRARPDWLLVCHEGWSSALGVRICQSLGHLRLTHHKGVNLSDIKLNSSRGFAQLPPRLEGLLEDVWLPSFRLSRLSSWRVHVGLVRHSAVRPHQGAMVERIIPHPLYSTQNHDYDIALLRLRTPLNFSDNVGAVCLPAEKQDFPRGSRCWVSGWGHTDPRHTHSSDTLQDTLVPLLSTQLCNSSCVYSGALTPRMLCAGYMDGRADACQGDSGGPLVCLDVGTWHLVGVVSWGRGCAEPNHPGVYAKVAEFLDWIHDTARPRASWVSGRSTRWRSGSLRCRRHGPPTTQDSHHPRASLQGGPLPSQGPDFEPFFLTREPQ is encoded by the exons ATG AGCCTGATGCCGGATGGCCAACCCCACATGGAGGCTCAGGATGCAGAGGAgggcccaggacctgggatcTTCAAAGCAAAGCTAAGAGACCCACTGCGGAGGCCCGAGGCCCAGCAGCAACCCA GCTCTCGGGCAGGGCGCCGGTGCTCGGGGTGGTGCTGCTGTGCGGGGCTGGGAGCCCTGGTGCTGCTGGCTGGTGTGAGCGTCGGCTCCTGGCTTCTCG TGCTGTATCTGTGGCCAGTGGCCTCTCAGCCCGCTGCCGGAACCTTGCAGGATGAGGAGATCCCTTTGAGCTGCTCCGAGGCCAGCGGTGAGGAAGCCCTACACCCCATGCTTCCCAGAGCAG TATCTTTCAGAATAAACACTGAGGACTTCTTGCTGGAAGTACAAGTGAGGGCACGGCCAGACTGGCTCCTGGTCTGCCACGAGGGCTGGAGCTCTGCCCTGGGGGTGCGGATCTGCCAGAGCCTTGGGCATCTCAG ACTCACTCACCACAAGGGAGTGAACCTGTCTGACATCAAGCTCAACAGCTCCCGGGGGTTTGCTCAGCTCCCTCCCAGACTGGAAGGCCTCCTGGAGGACGTGTGGCTGCCCAG TTTTAGGCTATCCCGCCTGTCCAGCTGGCGGGTCCATGTGGGGCTGGTCAGGCACAGTGCCGTCAGGCCCCACCAGGGGGCTATGGTGGAGAGGATCATCCCTCACCCTCTCTACAGCACCCAGAATCACGACTATGACATCGCCCTCCTGCGGCTCCGGACGCCGCTCAACTTCTCAG ATAACGTGGGTGCTGTGTGCCTGCCAGCCGAGAAGCAAGATTTTCCAAGGGGCTCGCGGTGCTGGGTGTCTGGCTGGGGCCACACCGACCCCAGACACA CCCACAGCTCAGATACGCTCCAGGACACGCTGGTGCCCCTGCTCAGCACCCAGCTCTGCAATAGCTCTTGCGTGTATAGTGGGGCACTCACCCCCCGCATGCTGTGTGCTGGCTACATGGACGGGAGGGCTGACGCGTGCCAG GGTGATAGCGGGGGCCCCCTGGTGTGCCTGGACGTGGGCACCTGGCACTTGGTGGGGGTGGTCAGCTGGGGCCGTGGCTGTGCAGAGCCCAATCACCCAGGCGTCTACGCCAAGGTTGCTGAGTTCCTGGACTGGATCCATGACACTGCAAGG CCTCGTGCTTCCTGGGTCTCTGGCAGGTCCACTAGATGGAGAAGCGGCAGCCTCAGATGCAGAAGGCACGGACCTCCTACCACACAAGACAGTCACCACCCACGGGCCAGCCTCCAGGGagggcctctcccctcccagggccctgaTTTTGAGCCCTTCTTTCTCACCAGAGAGCCTCAGTAA
- the TMPRSS5 gene encoding transmembrane protease serine 5 isoform X2: MSLMPDGQPHMEAQDAEEGPGPGIFKAKLRDPLRRPEAQQQPSSRAGRRCSGWCCCAGLGALVLLAGVSVGSWLLVLYLWPVASQPAAGTLQDEEIPLSCSEASVSFRINTEDFLLEVQVRARPDWLLVCHEGWSSALGVRICQSLGHLRLTHHKGVNLSDIKLNSSRGFAQLPPRLEGLLEDVWLPSFRLSRLSSWRVHVGLVRHSAVRPHQGAMVERIIPHPLYSTQNHDYDIALLRLRTPLNFSDNVGAVCLPAEKQDFPRGSRCWVSGWGHTDPRHTHSSDTLQDTLVPLLSTQLCNSSCVYSGALTPRMLCAGYMDGRADACQGDSGGPLVCLDVGTWHLVGVVSWGRGCAEPNHPGVYAKVAEFLDWIHDTARPRASWVSGRSTRWRSGSLRCRRHGPPTTQDSHHPRASLQGGPLPSQGPDFEPFFLTREPQ, from the exons ATG AGCCTGATGCCGGATGGCCAACCCCACATGGAGGCTCAGGATGCAGAGGAgggcccaggacctgggatcTTCAAAGCAAAGCTAAGAGACCCACTGCGGAGGCCCGAGGCCCAGCAGCAACCCA GCTCTCGGGCAGGGCGCCGGTGCTCGGGGTGGTGCTGCTGTGCGGGGCTGGGAGCCCTGGTGCTGCTGGCTGGTGTGAGCGTCGGCTCCTGGCTTCTCG TGCTGTATCTGTGGCCAGTGGCCTCTCAGCCCGCTGCCGGAACCTTGCAGGATGAGGAGATCCCTTTGAGCTGCTCCGAGGCCAGCG TATCTTTCAGAATAAACACTGAGGACTTCTTGCTGGAAGTACAAGTGAGGGCACGGCCAGACTGGCTCCTGGTCTGCCACGAGGGCTGGAGCTCTGCCCTGGGGGTGCGGATCTGCCAGAGCCTTGGGCATCTCAG ACTCACTCACCACAAGGGAGTGAACCTGTCTGACATCAAGCTCAACAGCTCCCGGGGGTTTGCTCAGCTCCCTCCCAGACTGGAAGGCCTCCTGGAGGACGTGTGGCTGCCCAG TTTTAGGCTATCCCGCCTGTCCAGCTGGCGGGTCCATGTGGGGCTGGTCAGGCACAGTGCCGTCAGGCCCCACCAGGGGGCTATGGTGGAGAGGATCATCCCTCACCCTCTCTACAGCACCCAGAATCACGACTATGACATCGCCCTCCTGCGGCTCCGGACGCCGCTCAACTTCTCAG ATAACGTGGGTGCTGTGTGCCTGCCAGCCGAGAAGCAAGATTTTCCAAGGGGCTCGCGGTGCTGGGTGTCTGGCTGGGGCCACACCGACCCCAGACACA CCCACAGCTCAGATACGCTCCAGGACACGCTGGTGCCCCTGCTCAGCACCCAGCTCTGCAATAGCTCTTGCGTGTATAGTGGGGCACTCACCCCCCGCATGCTGTGTGCTGGCTACATGGACGGGAGGGCTGACGCGTGCCAG GGTGATAGCGGGGGCCCCCTGGTGTGCCTGGACGTGGGCACCTGGCACTTGGTGGGGGTGGTCAGCTGGGGCCGTGGCTGTGCAGAGCCCAATCACCCAGGCGTCTACGCCAAGGTTGCTGAGTTCCTGGACTGGATCCATGACACTGCAAGG CCTCGTGCTTCCTGGGTCTCTGGCAGGTCCACTAGATGGAGAAGCGGCAGCCTCAGATGCAGAAGGCACGGACCTCCTACCACACAAGACAGTCACCACCCACGGGCCAGCCTCCAGGGagggcctctcccctcccagggccctgaTTTTGAGCCCTTCTTTCTCACCAGAGAGCCTCAGTAA
- the TMPRSS5 gene encoding transmembrane protease serine 5 isoform X4 — protein sequence MSLMPDGQPHMEAQDAEEGPGPGIFKAKLRDPLRRPEAQQQPSSRAGRRCSGWCCCAGLGALVLLAGVSVGSWLLVLYLWPVASQPAAGTLQDEEIPLSCSEASGEEALHPMLPRAVSFRINTEDFLLEVQVRARPDWLLVCHEGWSSALGVRICQSLGHLRLTHHKGVNLSDIKLNSSRGFAQLPPRLEGLLEDVWLPSFRLSRLSSWRVHVGLVRHSAVRPHQGAMVERIIPHPLYSTQNHDYDIALLRLRTPLNFSDNVGAVCLPAEKQDFPRGSRCWVSGWGHTDPRHTHSSDTLQDTLVPLLSTQLCNSSCVYSGALTPRMLCAGYMDGRADACQGDSGGPLVCLDVGTWHLVGVVSWGRGCAEPNHPGVYAKVAEFLDWIHDTARVH from the exons ATG AGCCTGATGCCGGATGGCCAACCCCACATGGAGGCTCAGGATGCAGAGGAgggcccaggacctgggatcTTCAAAGCAAAGCTAAGAGACCCACTGCGGAGGCCCGAGGCCCAGCAGCAACCCA GCTCTCGGGCAGGGCGCCGGTGCTCGGGGTGGTGCTGCTGTGCGGGGCTGGGAGCCCTGGTGCTGCTGGCTGGTGTGAGCGTCGGCTCCTGGCTTCTCG TGCTGTATCTGTGGCCAGTGGCCTCTCAGCCCGCTGCCGGAACCTTGCAGGATGAGGAGATCCCTTTGAGCTGCTCCGAGGCCAGCGGTGAGGAAGCCCTACACCCCATGCTTCCCAGAGCAG TATCTTTCAGAATAAACACTGAGGACTTCTTGCTGGAAGTACAAGTGAGGGCACGGCCAGACTGGCTCCTGGTCTGCCACGAGGGCTGGAGCTCTGCCCTGGGGGTGCGGATCTGCCAGAGCCTTGGGCATCTCAG ACTCACTCACCACAAGGGAGTGAACCTGTCTGACATCAAGCTCAACAGCTCCCGGGGGTTTGCTCAGCTCCCTCCCAGACTGGAAGGCCTCCTGGAGGACGTGTGGCTGCCCAG TTTTAGGCTATCCCGCCTGTCCAGCTGGCGGGTCCATGTGGGGCTGGTCAGGCACAGTGCCGTCAGGCCCCACCAGGGGGCTATGGTGGAGAGGATCATCCCTCACCCTCTCTACAGCACCCAGAATCACGACTATGACATCGCCCTCCTGCGGCTCCGGACGCCGCTCAACTTCTCAG ATAACGTGGGTGCTGTGTGCCTGCCAGCCGAGAAGCAAGATTTTCCAAGGGGCTCGCGGTGCTGGGTGTCTGGCTGGGGCCACACCGACCCCAGACACA CCCACAGCTCAGATACGCTCCAGGACACGCTGGTGCCCCTGCTCAGCACCCAGCTCTGCAATAGCTCTTGCGTGTATAGTGGGGCACTCACCCCCCGCATGCTGTGTGCTGGCTACATGGACGGGAGGGCTGACGCGTGCCAG GGTGATAGCGGGGGCCCCCTGGTGTGCCTGGACGTGGGCACCTGGCACTTGGTGGGGGTGGTCAGCTGGGGCCGTGGCTGTGCAGAGCCCAATCACCCAGGCGTCTACGCCAAGGTTGCTGAGTTCCTGGACTGGATCCATGACACTGCAAGG GTCCACTAG
- the TMPRSS5 gene encoding transmembrane protease serine 5 isoform X6 yields MSLMPDGQPHMEAQDAEEGPGPGIFKAKLRDPLRRPEAQQQPSSRAGRRCSGWCCCAGLGALVLLAGVSVGSWLLVLYLWPVASQPAAGTLQDEEIPLSCSEASGEEALHPMLPRAVSFRINTEDFLLEVQVRARPDWLLVCHEGWSSALGVRICQSLGHLRLTHHKGVNLSDIKLNSSRGFAQLPPRLEGLLEDVWLPRNSCTSGQIVSLRCSECGAGPLASRIVGGQAVAPGRWPWQASVALGSRHTCGGSVLAPRWVVTAAHCVHRQVSGLLARRAPQRPFLFGPWYVPYNMSTSDCLPPRVHSERHGLCSSPRSAPRTALYE; encoded by the exons ATG AGCCTGATGCCGGATGGCCAACCCCACATGGAGGCTCAGGATGCAGAGGAgggcccaggacctgggatcTTCAAAGCAAAGCTAAGAGACCCACTGCGGAGGCCCGAGGCCCAGCAGCAACCCA GCTCTCGGGCAGGGCGCCGGTGCTCGGGGTGGTGCTGCTGTGCGGGGCTGGGAGCCCTGGTGCTGCTGGCTGGTGTGAGCGTCGGCTCCTGGCTTCTCG TGCTGTATCTGTGGCCAGTGGCCTCTCAGCCCGCTGCCGGAACCTTGCAGGATGAGGAGATCCCTTTGAGCTGCTCCGAGGCCAGCGGTGAGGAAGCCCTACACCCCATGCTTCCCAGAGCAG TATCTTTCAGAATAAACACTGAGGACTTCTTGCTGGAAGTACAAGTGAGGGCACGGCCAGACTGGCTCCTGGTCTGCCACGAGGGCTGGAGCTCTGCCCTGGGGGTGCGGATCTGCCAGAGCCTTGGGCATCTCAG ACTCACTCACCACAAGGGAGTGAACCTGTCTGACATCAAGCTCAACAGCTCCCGGGGGTTTGCTCAGCTCCCTCCCAGACTGGAAGGCCTCCTGGAGGACGTGTGGCTGCCCAG GAACAGCTGTACTTCTGGCCAGATCGTTTCCCTCAGATGCTCTG AGTGTGGGGCCGGGCCCCTGGCCTCCCGGATAGTCGGCGGGCAGGCCGTGGCTCCTGGGCGCTGGCCCTGGCAGGCCAGTGTGGCCCTGGGCTCCCGGCACACGTGCGGGGGCTCCGTGCTAGCCCCGCGCTGGGTGGTGACAGCCGCTCACTGTGTGCACAGGCAAGTCTCAGGGCTGCTGGCGAGGAGAGCGCCTCAGCGGCCTTTTCTGTTTGGCCCTTGGTATGTCCCGTATAACATGTCCACGTCGGACTGTCTGCCTCCCCGCGTCCATTCTGAGAGGCACGGACTGTGCAGTTCTCCCCGTTCCGCACCAAGAACAGCTCTGTACGAATAG